A single genomic interval of Mauremys reevesii isolate NIE-2019 linkage group 24, ASM1616193v1, whole genome shotgun sequence harbors:
- the LOC120390734 gene encoding phospholipase A2 inhibitor and Ly6/PLAUR domain-containing protein-like, with protein sequence MNFNPPCNHMCLSISRFSAPKGSTTANGLQCPTCFALNSDPCHSQITPCTGNETYCVNFAGYLVKAPSYEATFVAKGCATASAQNIKSVTALSSTIYTYVFTQAISKPAEKATSGASPALGRFSFTLYLPGLTGLLLVKLLF encoded by the exons ATGAATTTTAATCCACCATGTAATCATATGTGTCTCTCAATCTCTCGGTTTTCAGCACCCAAGGGGAGCACCACCGCGAATGGGCTGCAGTGCCCAACCTGCTTCGCTCTGAACTCTGATCCCTGCCACAGCCAAATCACCCCTTGTACCGGGAACGAGACCTATTGCGTCAATTTCGCTGGGTATCTAGTGAAAG CTCCTTCATATGAAGCAACATTTGTTGCAAAAGGCTGCGCTACTGCATCTGCACAAAACATTAAAAGTGTAACCGCCTTGAGTTCTACCATCTACACGTACGTGTTCACCCAGGCGATCTCCAAACCTGCAGAGAAAGCCACCAGTGGGGCCAGCCCGGCTCTGGGGAGATTCTCCTTCACCCTCTACCTGCCTGGCCTGACTGGGCTGCTGCTGGTGAAGCTGCTCTTCTGA